AAAAAGAATTGAAAATATTAAACCGGATAGCCCAATAATTCCAAACAGAAAATATTTTTTTCTATTTCCATTAACCAATATTGAAATAATTTCTTCAGCCGAATTATATCTGTTTTCTTGTAATGGCTCAATACATTTTGTAATAATTTTTTTGTACCGACTTGGTATTTTTTTCAAACCTGATAATTTGGTACTGCCGGTAATCAATTCGAGAAAAACTAAACCTAATGAATAGAAATCACTTCTTGCATCTGCGTTTCTATGATTATTTAATTGTTCAGGCGAACAATATTTTTTTGTTCCTGATGAGACAGAAATATACGAATCAGAGCATGACAAGCCCAAATCAATTATTTTTACATTGCTCCCTTTATGAGTAATAACTATATTTTCAGGTTTTAAATCCAAATGAAATATCTGTTGCTTGTGCATATAATCCAATGCGTCGAGCAATTGCAAAATAATTTTTCTAATCAGTTTAAAATCTTCTATTCCTTGTGGATTTTTCTGAATAATATTTCGCAAAGACACACCATCTATGTACTCTGAAAGTAAATACAAACCCTCCGAGTCATTTCCTTTATTCAGATATTTTACAATATGAGGATGGTCGAGATTAAATCCTAAATTAAATTCCTTTTCTAATGCGTTTATATACGCAGGGTGTTCTCTATATTCAGGCAAAATGCGTTTTAATAATAACCATTTATCATTAATACGTATTTTATAAACACTACTATTGTTGCTTTGATAAGGAAGCAATTCTTTAATTGACGCATTACCCGGAACAACAGCATTTGTTTCAATATTTTCAAAATCCGAACTTTCAGTAACCAGATTCATTATGCTTTGATAATATTTATGTTTGTGATTCCGCTAATCTTACCTGCCTTGAACTGTCCCATGTCCAAACCTTTTCTTGTAACAGAATTAATCAATAACGGATAGTGCCTGATTATATGGAATATTTTCAAATTATCATTCTTTTGTAATTTGCTGTTTAGCGATTCAATTACTTCAAAGTTGAAATTTCCTTTGTAAAGAATTATTATTTTTCTGTTAGGTTCGTATGTAAATTCGATTTTATCATTCTCACATAAACCTGAAACATCTATTTGTTCAAGATTTGCAAATTCCGAATTTTCAATTTTAGAAAATTTATCAATATAAATATCCCAATTTTCAAATCCCAAATATTGAGCTATTACATCAAGCGTATATAAACGAGGTTCTTTAATTCCCTTGACAAAACCAAGTATGCGTTTAAGAGTTGATGCACTTATACGTTGATTTGTTTCCATTGAAATATGTCCCGCCAATGCCTCGCAGTCAGTAGGATAACGAATTTCTTTTCCAAACCTTTTTTCTATTTCTTTACAAGTTATTTTCGACAACATATAAACAATTTATGTTTTGCAAAGATATTTAAAAATAAAATGATTTTTACAGATTGAACGAAGTGAACCAAATGAACTAAATGAATCGAAAAGTTAAAATTTTTTTTCTTTTTCTTTGTTTTCAGGTAATGAAAAATCGAACATGGAAGTTAGGGGAATATCTAAAGCTCTTGAAATAGCAAAAATCGTACTTAATGTGGGATTTGTTCGTGCTGTTTCAATACGTGCAATTTGGCTTAAAGAAATACTGGCTTCAAAAGCAAGTTGGCTTTGTGTGATATTTGCTTCTTGCCTTAACTTTTTTAAATGTATTGCAAACGCTTTAATACCTGTGGCATCAAAAATTAATTTTCGCTTTTTTATTTTTTTCTTTTTCACAAACGAAAATTACATTTTTGAAAAAAAGTATTTATAGCACTTGTGCTATAATTTAAAAAAAATATTAAATTTGCATAAATTTATGATTATAAATAGAGTAACCGAAAATCTATAATAGAGTAGGAATAATTAAAAAATAAATAAAATGAGAAAAATTTTTACAATTGCTATTTTGGCATTATCAATTAATGCTTTTGCACAAAATGTACCAGCTTATGTTCCTACAAATGGATTAATGGGCTGGTGGCCACATTAGATGGAAATATTAATGACCTTAGTGGCAATTTATATAATGGAACTATTACCGGTTCATATTATATAAATGATAGATTTGGTATTTATCAACATGCTTTACAAATTGTGAATAATTCAGATGCTTTGGTATTACCCCAACAAATTAATTTGCCAAATACATTCACTTTGGCATGTTGGGTAAAAATACCAATAAATAATAGTTTAAATTGTGTTTTACCACAACGTGA
The sequence above is a segment of the Bacteroidales bacterium genome. Coding sequences within it:
- a CDS encoding helix-turn-helix transcriptional regulator, whose amino-acid sequence is MKKKKIKKRKLIFDATGIKAFAIHLKKLRQEANITQSQLAFEASISLSQIARIETARTNPTLSTIFAISRALDIPLTSMFDFSLPENKEKEKKF